tggcaaAGCATAATCTTGTCTAGCCATTTCAGCAATTCTCATGGCTTCTCTAATTCGATAATGAACAAATTTCAATGCATTTGAACTTGACTTTAGTATTTTATCCAAATATATTGAAGGAAAAAGTGCTGTGCTTTTGTTCCACAGCCAAAGGAGCTGGTCATTGCGGAAAATCTCATCATTTGGGCAATTACCTGTATAGAACTCTGGGTTTATCCTGTAATCATAATTGTAGCAATCTGGATAGAGATAAAAGCCCCATAAATGTTTTGGTCTCATTTCTAAAGCCAATGTGAGAGTGACATTCATAAAACTCCTTCCAGCCTTTTCGAATTCCTGTTGGGCAACTGTTTTCACTTTGGCTTCTGGCCACTCAGGGTGATGCTGTCTCGTGAAGGCTAAGGAgtgctttttatatattattctgCTGCCCCAGTTCCTCTCCCACTGGGGCTTCCAACCTTCCCAGTCAATAATAACAAGTCCTTCCGACTGCCACCAAGAGACAGCTTTGGCAATATCTTCGGCCGTTTTCTTAACGTGTTTAGAAAGGCTCATATTCTGCGGTATTCCTCCATTAAAGGATTTTCCATCTTGGGAGAAAAAAGGATAATATCCCAATTCATTTGGATAGAATATGGCAATTGTTGATCCACTGTGAGTCTCTAAAGGATTTGATATAATGTTAAATGATTGAAGGTTCATATTCACCTTGAAGAAATCCTTACAATAAACTGTCGAAGCTGCCCAGAAAATGTTGAAAGGCTGGTCTTTGATCACGGGAGGCATTGCTGGTTTGAGAGCTGACTGAGTGACTGTGATGAAAAGCAGCAGCACCCCTGAGTGGGTCACCCCCAGGTTACACATGGCTTGTACTTCTCAGCATTACAGCAGTCcttaaaaatgagaagaagaaaattatgcaCGATGGAGTCAAATGGTACACaataaactgaatattttaaaagatgaggtTCAGTGCTATGTAGGCTGCATTTATACTTTCATCTGaataagggaagaaaaaggaaacatttttttttcttgaaatgtgAAGGGGAAAGATCCAGTGAATAAAAACTCTAAAAACCTTCCTACACACCCTCAACTAAGGAAGTTCTACCTGCTTTTTGTTCTGAATTGAATTTCCTATAACCGAGTATTTAACCCAAACCATTCTGTACTGACAAGACTTTGGCTGAGAAGGAACCGAAAAAGGAAGTTGGATGGtttgacataactttcttattgGAAAAGTGACTCCAGAGACATGCCCAGTTGAAAATTAACAACTATTGCATTTTAgcagattttaaataaaagagaaagaaataacaaacTGTTCTAAGCAGTAAGTAAAGAATATCTTTTATGCAATTTGAAATGAACTGGCCTCAAAGggctttttttaattgtttttaagacAGAAAGCAGTTATCCTTAGAACCAGTGCAGgcaaaacagaaaacagtgaTGCTAGTTATTTGTTGTTGATTATGAATTTTGGTGCCAGCATCTTCTCTGGAACACACAAATAAGTCTAAAAACCTGTCAGTTCTTTAACTCCATTGTTTTTCCATGAAGAAACTGGACTATTTTCAGCAGTTAAATTCCAAATGAAACTTGGCTCTTTAATCCCCTCTAACAAGTCAGTTGGGACAAAAACTGCCAAAGAACCTTCCCAGAATACAAGGACTATCTCAGAGTTGACACATTCCTGTCAGTAGGATTTCACCTGAAAGGCATATGGTTGAGGTTATGTTTCCAAGTTATTTTATAATGTACTATACAGTTTTTAAATACAGGaaccacagaattttttttctgaaataattaaaatcagcgTCTCTAGCGAAAGAGTCAAATATTACTTCTTGTGTAGTTCCTACTGCCATTATTTAATGTGTTAAGTGTAGGAAAAGACACCAACCAAAATCACAAAACCTAGCACCCCAAGTTTGTAAAGAAATTCAAGGGTTTCTGtatgttgactttttattttatttatttagttagttactggagattgaacccagaggatcTTTACTACTCAGCTATATttccagtactttttatttttaattttgagacagggttttccaagttgcttagggccttgctaagttgctaaggctggctttgatcctcctgcctcagcctcccaagccactgggattacaggtattcgCCACTCTTCCCAGCCatatattgactttttaaatcaacaaatgtaaATGATAATTTACTCTTAAATTGGTTGGATTTTATTGAGACAGTGACTTTGTGTGGAATTTGTATGATGGCACCAAATGAATCTCTCACTAGAAATGTCTTCATAGCCTGCATTCTTCTCTAAATATGGGACCTGAATGTGACTCCCTGAAAAAGAAGAGTAAACATTCATCTTTATCTTTGTTATTCAGGGAAATGAATGTAACAGTGCCTACTCTCCATGAATATTATTCATTACTTCCCTTTTGTCATGACTGCACATGTTTGGTATAGATGCCTAATATACTGTGACACGTTGGAAAGAAAGGTTTGTTAAATGTCAGATCACGTTGAACTTTTCATAGACAAATAGCTAAAAGTTTAATGTATGTActttaataaaatctatttttaattttcctttctagattttaatcatgtttttttccttctgttatattttttatttttaatttttcatatttgaatatataaatatacacaatctATCTTTGTCACTAGTTCATGAAGAACTTACTAAACATTATTTTAGTACTATATTGGTCCCCATTCTGCCTTTTATAACAAACATCTACTACagtaataaaattatgaattatgaATTTCACGAGTTTCAATATAATGAATTCTTTCCATATGATGTTTGATATTTACTGAGATTTTATTCCTCTTATAGTCATTTTTGCAATTCAAAGTATAAAACTGATCTAAGTAATCCAATTtataacacatatacacactcataACACTTGAATTTACTGATTATTTGATATGTTTCAGGCAGTGACTCAGGTAAAAGTATGCCGTGATAAAACCAACATAAttctacacattttaaaacattatagatTGTAAAACACAAGATTATAAAACTACTATAagttaaaatagagaaaaatctaaattacCTTTGGCATGGCAATGACTTTTCTGATATAATACCAAAGGGATGATCCATGGAAGAAACAATtgataaactggacttcattaaaattaagaatgtctgctctttaaaaatatgagaagacAAGCCATAGACTAggaaaaaacatttgcaaaagGCACCTCCAACAAAGAGTTGTTATCAATAATATAAAAGgaattcttaaaactcaaaaacaagaaaacaaagaacaagattttaaaatgtgcagaATACTTGAATAGACATCTCACCAGAGAATATACTAATGATacataagcatatgaaaagatgttcaacatcagaGGCCATTAGGGAATTGcaggctaaaaaaaaaaccaatgaaatACCACTATGAACTTATTAGAATgaccaaattttaaaacaattccaATTCCAAATACTGACAAAGATATTGAGCAACAGAAAACTAATTCATTGATGATGGGAATACAAAATGGCACAACCAGTTTGTAAGACAGTTTGTCAGTTTCTCATGAAACTAAATATACTCTTACCATAGAATCCACCAATCATAGATCTTAGCATTTCCCCAGTGATTTGGAAACATTATTAgttttattaccttttttttttttgatacagagtcttgctaaattgctgaggctggccttgaactggttatcctccttcctcagcctcccaaattgccgGGATTAAGGGTGTGCTGCCACTGTGCCACTGTGAACAGCATTACTACTTATATAGAAAACTCATATCTAGTTACACAGAAAATCAAAGTATCaacaaataatttgaaataataggCAAACCAAGATTCTTAGAGATCCTAACACATGGACTTGACTTAGTGAACATTGAGAGTTGATGACACTGTGTTGATGATACTGTGTCTAATGGTAAAGATGAACACAAAaccatttacctctaagaaattCAGTCTATTATGTGGAGGGAATGTGGGAATGTATATGCACATTggatacatacacatgcatgagATAGGAACAGGGAGGCAAGGGATTTGTGTTTAGGATACCTGGAAGAATGGGATGaatgatgatttttctcttttcaaaaactAGTGGGTAAATTATATAATCATTGCATTAAATAGAGAACATAAAAGGACAAAAATCAGGATTCATGATATTCTCAttactcaaaatatatttttatgggcACCCTTACAGGCACTTCTTTTCCTACAAATCCACATTCTCCTAGGTTATAGCAGCATCTCTACTGGGTTAAAATGTAGTGTCCATCAGTCCAGACACCCAGGCTTTCTATGAGCTCCCAGAAGAGCAGCCCCTTAACATAATCAGAAGTACAGATGCATCTTCTGATCTGCATGGAGCCAGAATGATGAGAGAAAAACTGAATCTGGCCTGTGGATAGGCTTCCAAATTTATAGGACCTGTTACATGAAATTTAGGCTTCTGAGAATAGTGGAGATAATACAAATGGTATGCAGTACATTCAAATAATAGGTAGGTTGAGTCCCAGTGCCCAAAGATCAGAAGGAATAGGTATAGATACAGTGAGAAACTGAGCTTGATCATCTACTGACCCACCCTGACTACTCCTTTCAAGAGCCTGAATATTCTGGATAAAAGAGAGCCAACAATTCTCCcatggaactaaaaaaaaatctcaagctTCCCAGCTACCTGGGGAGATAAAAGGGATCAGTATTCAATGGGCTGGAGTAGGTTGGCAGTCACACGGAAAGGGCTGGGACAAAATTGTTTGGCGAACTATGATCATAGAGCATAAAGTAAATCCAGTGGGCATAAGGGAGGCAAAGTTGCTAATTAAATGAGaaacttctctctccctcccttcctttaatACTCCTCTAAGTAAATCTTGGCGATGTTCCCAGGGCAAAAATTTAGGTCTGTGAAAACTGGAATTGGTAGTATTGCTACATATGAGAATCATTTATCCTAGATGGTAAGTCAGGAAGTATATGTGCATAACCACACTTGGCATACACTTCTTTGCAAAAACAACAGTGTCACACTATAAAATGCAATTTGCTACTGTGTTTATTCACATCAGGTGGCTGATAGTTTGTGAGAATAATCAGCTTGGTTAGGCAGGGAAAACAAGCTTCATTTTCTTAGCATAAAAATGTGGTATAGTGGTAGGCAACTACAAGATGCAGTCCAAAGATAAGACAATCGTAGAAATAACCTACATGTTCTATGGAGTAAAATCAGTTCCCTAAGATGCTGAATGAGTTCAAATCATGAAGATATCAGATGTAGTTAAGATCTAGACTAGCTTCACCAGAGGTGGTACCTAAGACTTGATAAATAAGCAGAAATCAGAACAGGTTGATGTTTCAAAGGTACTCTAGATGGAGGGCATAACAAGAAGAAAGAGgtagaaaaagagagacaaagagcatGTACAAGTGGTAACAGACATGGATTTCTGAAGTGGATGTATCTTCAACTGGACATGAGGAGTAGGCCTTCAGGAATTTTTCTAAAGCATGGAGTTTGGGGTTGAGGTAATGGTTGGCACAAAGGAAAATACCTGCAGAGAAAAGATGAGACCAGTAGATAGGATTTTGAGTAATAACCTACATTTTGttgaagaagaagggaaaatattcaatggtacaaaaaaaaatgaagaacagtaCAGTGAATCTAAAGATAAGGGGCATTTAAGAAAGGTGAGCTGTGGAGATGAGGACCAGGACAGGCAACTTAGCCAAGGTGAGCAGATGTAGAAAGAGGATCTCCAACAGTAGCAGTGTTACAACAGGAAAGGGAGTTAGTGTAAGTCCATCCAGGGAAGGCAACATTCTTCCTCACACTCAAGAGTAgcctctccatccctctccctgGAGATCCTTTAGCTAGAGAAAAGGGAGGAATACTTCCAAAGAATGGAGGCCAGAATGGGACAGGCCTCTCAACTTCAGGTGCTCAATTGAATTTATTCCTGAAGGACTAACAGAATAGAGCAACACCAGATTTAGTCATAGTAAATAACCAGGTACCTGGAGCTTAGTGTCTTTCAGTCTGGAAATACCAACAAGGTCAGATGTAAGGTAACCCCGAATAACGCAGTGATATACAGTTGCATATGTTTCATAATCTAAAAGGTATATCTTATTTGAATGGTGCTATATCTTTCAGTTATTTATTAAGCTATCTTATTTTTTCAAGCAATTGAAAATagatatttgttaatatttggtTTTGCCTTTAGTGCCTTTTGTTTCTGccttataatgaaaatttaataatagGAAGGTGTTCAAAAATAACATATACTCAAAGCTGTACTCTTTTGTAGGAAAGtcattaaaagaattatttaaaaaaatatttcccaattTAGGATCTACAAGTTgggttgtatttttaaattttatattgataatAAACATAggtaaagaataaacaaaataaagaaggtGGAActtgatttattttctaataaatgcaTTACTAATACATTCCAAAAGTCATGAGTTCAATTTAAATCTGATTACTTATTAACAAGTAAACAGAAGATTCTCAAGAACAACTAAGGCATTCTTTTATATGTAGAAATGAGAAGAAAGCTCTCTTttaaaaggaacattttattCCAAGATTATTACAAGATATACAGTAGAGGAGAATGTGGTGAGGAAaaggatatatttaaatttaatgttcTAAAAGTCCATATGGACATATAAAATTAGAATTCTGAAGTCAACAAAAGCTGTTTTATATACAATATCGGAAACTTTTACAACAAGCATCTGGGGAAGGCTTTCTTTTCAGAAGTATCAAGCATCGCATTGGCTGCTTTGGCAGGGCCAAACTTGGAGATTATGCTCAGTTTCTTCTCTCAGATTCATTGATCAGCAAAGTCACTTCCTCTCCACTGAGAAAGAATCAGAGAAGAGGTAAAAAGCAGATGAAAGTGTTCCTTTCTTTCTATCCTGGAAATTCCTTCCCCTTTAactatgagattaaaaaaaaaaaaatgggttcccATCACACCTGTCTATAGAGTGGCCAGAAATTCTGGCTTACCAGGGACAGTTAAAACTTATATCCACTGCTCTAGTGAGATATTTTATAGTGCATCTTAAAACCCTCAAATCTGCCCAATTTAGACAATAAATTATATGGGTACCAATTGCTCTACATAGACTCAGGAGAAGTATGATACCAAAAATACAAGTATCTCAATACTTTCTTCTTAGCTTACAAAATGGAGAAATGGGATATTGAGGGAGTACAAAGTTTATAAAATCAAACATTCAAATAAAAGGGGGACATCAAAAAGATATGATTAAAAGTAGTGACATCATATAGATATGATACATTGATTcattaacttcattttttatatatgagaGTTAATTTAAACCACTTAGaaacaagaatatatttttatagttataaattTAATTGTACAATTGTTAATCATCTTCAATAAATCAATGTGTCccttttcatttcctctcttcATGAGAGCAAAAGCTTCAGATAACCTTTGATTCAAGCTAATCAGTACACTGAAATATTTAATCTCTTTTTGAGAGAATGGTAAATTACATGGATACCAAATAGAACAAAATTCCTTTTTGAGATTAATAATTCCTaattccaaataataataattcctaatTCCACCCTGACTCACAAAATTTTccacttaaattaaaaataataataataggttttacatttttagtatatttaataAGATTTCTTTAGGTGCTTCAGCAAGGAAAccagaaatgaatgagaaataacATGAGAAATGCCTAAATTAATCATATACCCATCAGTCAATGAGGGACAAGGAAATGGGTGTGATTAAAGGAAGATTCATGAAATCTACTCTCTAGGAATTTATAACCTATTGGATGAAACAGACATAAAGGATGATAATGCACAAAacattttatctcaaaataacattGAGATTTCAAATGGATCTGATGCCAGGAGGGATTGTTAAACATGCAGAGAAAGGGAGTGATTGTATTCTAATTAAATCATAGCATATGATGTACTTATTTGATTTTTCAAGTACCAAAAGAAAGGcaacatctatttttattttataatgaatttgtgtaccaaaaaaaatgtattcagaaaaaaaagctaTCTTAGTATTGAAGTTAAAGATAGACCCACATTAAAATGCTAGACATTCCTTtgataggaaatttatctggtaaaaagaacaaaaataataacaacaacaacaaaaatgtggaGTCAAAATGGTTAAATGAAAAACTCTTAACAAAAACATTAGCAAAAAGATTTTTGGTTGCCCTTCAaattgttacattttttaaatttctattaaaaaggaGACTAAAATAGAGAATTGGAAAATGTTAACTAAATGGGatctatgaaaataatatttttctatattgctTTTTTACaagaaaactaaaagcaaattaaatgaagaaataataatgtcTTTGTGTAAAGcaatgaggaaaagaaagagaggaaactaCATTGAATGGGAATCAGTCAGAGGGAAATGGCATTACTTTAATACTAACAGACTCTGTATTACTCTACTGATATATTTAGGGTTAACACTGAGGTGTGGAGTCCTTCCCCTGAGTTTTTGTATAACCTTTTACAGTTCTCCCTGTTTGTGTTTCCAGCTCCCTTTAGTCTAGTTTCTAGTACTGTGTCTTCTTGAAAACTTAAGCCAGAAAATGAGACTTCTCTGATCAAAGCTCATATATGGCTTCCGATTTCTCTCAAGGTCTCACATAATGAGACATGGTTACCTTTCTGACTTCCTTCCTATTTCTCCTCCCTGAATCACCCGCCGGTTGTATTATTGCCCTTAATGTTCCTACAAATGACTAAGCATGTGCTGCCCTCAGAGCCTTTGCTCCAGCTCAGAGATTGTCAAAGGTGGCCCAGGACTCTTTAGAAGATCTATAAGGTTTTAAAACCAACTCTGGGTTCTTTAACAAATTTTAAGAGTGTAAAAGTTTCCAGAGACCAAAACATTGAGAATCACTGCTCTAGCAAGTCCACTTCATCTCAGAGGGCTCTCCCCTCAAGTGTCTGCTGGACTATTTTTACACTTTCTTCAAGATTGACATCCTGTGAACCCATAGTAAATTGGAAATATCCCAATTTGAAAATGCACTGACTATATTTCCATAGATCTAACCTACCGCAGATCATAGATTAGCAATCCAAAGCACTTACAGAGTGTCAGTTGCTAACTCTTGTGATTGTGTGGCTGACCAGGCACAAAGGCTAGCTGCCCCCGCCCAATATGACAAGAGAGACTCATATGGCCTACAGCTAGCCTGGGGAAAgcccaaaattcaaaattctaagTATGGCTTCTACTGAGTGCATGTCACTATTGCTCCatcataataaaattgaaaaatctgcgtctctgtttcctggttgtcACATCCTGTGCTGCTTTCCTCCAGCacgcctttctgccatgatgttctgcctcacattgGGCCCAGAACTATGGAATTTGGCCAACCATTGACTGAATGTCTGAAACCCTTTCACTTGACAACCAGGAAAGAAAGATGAGCCTGCTCTGCTAGAGATATACTCGAAAACAGGTTGGACTTCTCTGATCCATCATGAAACTGGACTGAGACTTTTTTACTTATGGGAGCAAGTTCATGGACAATGACCAGCAAGCAGATAGCTGGGTATGTCATAGTCATGGAAAAAACAGGTCTTAACCAAGATCAGAATCACCTCTTCATCCCTTTTGACAAAAGATCAGGAAGAGAGAAATGACAATGGGATGAGTTATTTGTCCTTCAGTTCCTGGGCCACAGAAATGAAGGAATCCAGACATTGGAATTGGTACCAGCAACTCTGAGAAATGACTCTCTCTCTCAAGGCCACAAATGAATTATGACTACTGATAAGGCACAGCTGGAGTGTAGCCTTCCTATTCCCTCTTTCAAACCACACTGTTCCCACAGGCAGGCAGAATCACTGCCTCAAAAGTCTGGTGTCCACTGTGTATTTTCATCTGCTATCAAAGAAGTAACaccactttctcctttttctcaaaaagaaaagaaaaaggaaggaaggaaggaaggaaggaaggaaggaaggaaggaaggaaggaaggaagggagaaagtcaAAGCATTATATGTCAAGGACTCCTTGTATTGAACTCTCCATTGGAGGTCTTCTTCCAATCCCAGATTTTGATTCTCCCTTACCCTGctctactttttctcttttccatgacATTTATTATCTCCCAAAACACtgtataattgtatttatgaTATGAAATGAAAGTTTAGGggtaaattttctgttttcctcactGATATATCCCAAGCACGCAGAAGAGTGTCTAATACACAGCAAATTGTGAGACAAATGGATGCGGaagagttgatttaaaaaaagagttgataAAAATTTCCAAGACATATTGAAGCAATgactttataaaatgaaacaaatgggctggggatgtggctcaagcggtagcgcgctcacctggcatgcgtgcggcccgggttagatcctcagcaccacataccaacaaagatgttgtgttcaccgagaactaaataaaataaatattaaaaattctctctctctctctctctctctctctctctctctctctctctctctctctctcccctctctcactctctctaaaaaaaaattttaaaaaaatgaaacaaacaataCATACATTCAGcactatttaataaataattgggGAAAATTCTTAAGTGTTTATATACGTATTagtatacatatgtgtattagtatacatatttatatgtcaatatgtatatataatggtAAAAAAACAACATGATGATAACTTTATCTGAAGAAAGACACTTTGGAAGGCTTTGTACCAGCAAACATAGATTCCAGCTTGAAAGAAACATACACCAATTTCATCAGAATATGTTAGCTAGAACTTATCCATATGGCCCCACATAATGAAAAAAGATATAACCCAAAACATAATCTTATCTTATCTGAAGGCAGAGAGCTAGAAAAACTTGATTAATATGCTGCAGTTGTGTTTCAAATTTAGTAAATCAATGTTTGACAAAGTTTTATAAATTCCTTGTGCCAATTGGTTCAGAAACATAATgattataaaaagtaaattaatgctAATCTCATTATGAATAATAAGTAGTTTATTCTTGACTTATATAGAAAAAATGGTTAAGATACGTCTCATTCATCACAATGAACCTTATTAATGGTTTAGACTTGACAACTTTCATTCTGTCCTtacctcttcccttcctttcttctgttttgttttttctcttcctcttttctttcagcaaatatttattgacctTTTCTATGTAACTGTAAAGATTTTAGGTAGTGGGAATACAAGAGTGAATAGACAAGATTCCTGCTCCCAGGGAGCTTACAGTCCACCAGGGAAACCTTATAAACAACAggtaacaattttttaaaaaatcaaaagtcgTAGATTGTGATTAATGTTATCATGGAGGTAAGCATATGataaagaataaggaaaatagTCAGGAAAGCCTTTCTGATGTCTGAGTTGATCTCTGAAGGCTGTAAAGGAGCCGAGATCTGGAGAAAGAGAATTCCAGACACACAGAATACATGCAAAAGTCTTGGCATAACTGAGAAATATGAAGAGGGCCTGTTGCCTGCAGCTGTCGGGAGAGGAAGAAAGTGGTGGGAGATGGAGTTAGACAATCAGAGATCAAACCACACAGGGCGTGGTTCAGGAAAGTAATGGATTTAGGTTTTTAAGAACAATAGAAAGTCATCAAAAGCATTTTTAGCAGGAGattgaaaagatttattttatgtttttaaaagaccaCATTAGCCTCTTGGTGAAAAAATAGAATGCCCAGGAGACAGGATGCTAAATGCAGAAATGCAATTGGTTTTTTATTAAGTTTAAATAATGGAGAGGCAGAGAACAGAACACTCAACATGCATTTGGTAAGAGATATAACAGATTTCCTGCTGGATTCAATAtagagatgaaagaaaagacttaaatgctgagtaaaatagcaaaatggtgaggccattttttttaaatgtaagaaacAGTGAAGAAATAAATACGAAGTGTGAGTAATCAAGAATTATTTACTGAACATACTGAATTTGATGTTTCctaaatattcaaaaggaaatgTCAGGTATTTTGCAAGTTTTAAGTTAACATGAACATTTATTAAGAACTTATGTGAAAGTCATTTATGAAACATCTGTGTTCTTTTGTATGTGTAGCAAGGCCATAAGTTTAACTCATACTAGAATGCATAAAACGtaatttatttatgttgtttctAACTACTTCGTCCTTCAATTTAAATCCTCCATATCTGAGTAGGAAAAAGCTAACTAAATGTtgaaatatgtttaaatttaatcCATCCTAACATtggaaaaatgttctttttttctgaaataaaaattctcactctcAAAGAAGAATAGTCTCCTCCGTTCTTCTACCTCTTCTTCCCAAGGATGTGTCCAATGTGGGGCAAGTGGGCAGAGCTAATAAATCTCCTGGCAACAGGAAAAAGTAAGTGGTCTTAAGTATCATGTCCTCGGCCTCAGGTTTTAATGCAATGTCCTTTATCCACCTGGATGCTGTTCCTTACCCTGGTGATATTTAAGACTGAAGTTTGAGTCTGGTATGtctgtaattttgtttttctgaccTCAGTGATAACCTGGTGTTCTGCACTACCTTCTACGGTCCAGCTAACTGCCCTGAATCTGTTTGTGCCTCCAATGTAAGGTGAATCTCTTCTAACATACCTATCTCTTTAAAATGCTGTGGAGACTCCCTCCAGCAAGCTCTCCAGCTGCTGCTCAGTATCCTGAAGTCAGTCTATACCACAGGCTCAAAGGCTGCCAAGAAAAACAGATCTCTAGGCCTTCTTCTGCCTGATCatagttcatttttatgtgacTGTGCTCCATATTGGCACACTACAGCCAGCATATTTGCTTCCTTTCAGAGTCTCAAAGATTGAGTAGGAGGGTGAAAGTATACCTCATCACTCCCTGTGTTCTCTCACTTAATTGAATaacagagccaaaaaaaaaaaatccatagagagaAAACTGCACAGGGAAAgatctgcttctctctctctctctctctctctctctctctctctctctctctctttctctctctctgattctcattttatttccataaCTCACCTTAGTTCAAAAAAAACAGATGTTACCCTATACAGGGTCTGACAGCCACAGGTAGAAGGAGTGACATCCTTCCATCAGTGGAGAGCTGGGTTTATCTGAGTTCTACAAGCTTACATTGTTATTGTCTTTACATAGAAACCCACA
This is a stretch of genomic DNA from Ictidomys tridecemlineatus isolate mIctTri1 chromosome 2, mIctTri1.hap1, whole genome shotgun sequence. It encodes these proteins:
- the LOC101976844 gene encoding LOW QUALITY PROTEIN: hyaluronidase-1-like (The sequence of the model RefSeq protein was modified relative to this genomic sequence to represent the inferred CDS: deleted 1 base in 1 codon), which encodes MCNLGVTHSGVLLLFITVTQSALKPAMPPVIKDQPFNIFWAASTVYCKDFFKVNMNLQSFNIISNPLETHSGSTIAIFYPNELGYYPFFSQDGKSFNGGIPQNMSLSKHVKKTAEDIAKAVSWWQSEGLVIIDWEGWKPQWERNWGSRIIYKKHSLAFTRQHHPEWPEAKVKTVAQQEFEKAGRSFMNVTLTLALEMRPKHLWGFYLYPDCYNYDYRINPEFYTGNCPNDEIFRNDQLLWLWNKSTALFPSIYLDKILKSSSNALKFVHYRIREAMRIAEMARQDYALPVFIFSRPFYLKSIEVLSEEDLVHTIGESAALGAAGIILWGGNEYSGSKETCLSVQQSIQGPLGHYAVNVTSAAKLCSQSLCNSHGRCVRKTPESSSYLHMPESSRKKYVPQKSFRFVISEKSKLQTIMDMKNRFVCHCYYSWGGESCHLPSSDFLSWKNKAPDANFNFPVFLGMNLSVILMNFFPPYYNVKLFSFNSKE